A genomic window from Lotus japonicus ecotype B-129 chromosome 1, LjGifu_v1.2 includes:
- the LOC130721922 gene encoding bZIP transcription factor TRAB1, whose amino-acid sequence MNFKGFVNDPGGADNGNGGGRPPPGGFPLARQSSVYSLTFDEFMTSMGGSGRDFGSMNMDELLKNIWSAEEVQSIGGGVGGGGEEGGGGAAVGHLQRQGSLTLPRTLSHKTVDQVWKDISKDYGPSLVAPPRQPTLGEMTLEEFLVRAGVVREDAKNDAVFADLARAGNNSGLGFEFQAQQMNRIAGLMGGNNRIPGASDDPIVSLQNSTNLPLNANGFRSPNQQQQMQNSHQQNHQQQQHHQQQQIFPKQPALNYATQMPNQGIRGGIVGLSADQGMNGNLAQGGGIGGLVGLAPGPVQLASGSPANQMTSSDIMGKSNGDTSSVSPVPYVFNGGLRGRKTGAVEKVIERRQRRMIKNRESAARSRARKQAYTMELEQEVAKLKEENEELQKKQEEIMEMQKNQVQEMMNLQREVKRKCLRRTQTGPW is encoded by the exons ATGAACTTTAAGGGGTTTGTTAACGACCCAGGTGGCGCCGATAACGGCAACGGCGGAGGAAGGCCGCCGCCGGGGGGGTTTCCACTGGCGCGGCAGTCGTCGGTGTACTCGCTGACGTTCGACGAGTTCATGACAAGCATGGGGGGTTCAGGGAGGGACTTTGGTTCAATGAACATGGACGAGTTGCTGAAGAATATTTGGAGTGCGGAGGAGGTTCAATCAAtaggtggtggtgttggtggtggtggtgaagagggtggtggtggtgcggcgGTGGGGCATTTGCAGAGGCAAGGGTCGTTGACGCTGCCAAGGACTCTCAGCCATAAGACTGTGGACCAGGTTTGGAAGGACATTTCCAAGGATTATGGTCCGAGCTTGGTGGCGCCGCCGCGACAGCCGACGTTGGGGGAGATGACGCTGGAGGAGTTCTTGGTGAGAGCTGGTGTTGTTAGAGAAGACGCGAAGAACGATGCGGTTTTCGCTGATCTGGCTCGTGCTGGGAACAATAGTGGTTTGGGATTTGAGTTTCAGGCTCAGCAGATGAACAGGATTGCTGGTTTGATGGGTGGTAATAATAGGATTCCTGGTGCCAGTGATGATCCAATTGTGTCTCTTCAGAATTCTACCAATTTGCCCTTGAATGCTAATGGTTTCAGATCACCAAATCAGCAACAACAGATGCAGAATTCACATCAGCAGAATcatcagcagcagcagcatcaTCAGCAACAACAGATCTTTCCTAAGCAACCTGCTTTGAACTATGCTACTCAGATGCCTAATCAAGGAATCAGGGGTGGGATTGTGGGGCTTTCTGCTGATCAGGGCATGAATGGTAATCTAGCACAAGGTGGAGGGATTGGTGGTTTGGTTGGTTTGGCACCTGGGCCTGTTCAACTTGCTTCTGGGTCACCAGCTAACCAGATGACCTCCAGTGATATAATGGGAAAGAGTAATGGGGACACTTCTTCTGTATCGCCGGTTCCTTATGTCTTTAACGGCGGTCTGCGAGGGAGGAAGACTGGAGCTGTGGAGAAGGTAATTGAGAGGAGGCAGAGAAGAATGATAAAGAATAGAGAGTCAGCTGCTAGATCCCGGGCTCGCAAGCAG GCTTATACAATGGAATTGGAACAAGAAGTTGCAAAGTTAAAAGAGGAGAACGAAGAACTTCAGAAAAAGCAG GAAGAAATCATGGAAATGCAGAAAAACCAA GTTCAGGAAATGATGAATTTGCAGCGAGAAGTCAAGAGGAAATGCTTAAGAAGAACACAAACTGGTCCATGGTAG